A single genomic interval of Melitaea cinxia chromosome 18, ilMelCinx1.1, whole genome shotgun sequence harbors:
- the LOC123662449 gene encoding uncharacterized protein LOC123662449, whose translation MQRSPPQTTSQQIKFSSNPDLAESLRGNENANVNFRKRKQNYDDNQDAMLEIIEKKIDEKLNAWKSELDTSIATTIKNSMQIIIEQEMEKISLSFNKIFKHVNDRLDTIETSLCFATDRQDSFDARLTEAEIKFKENTGISSQISELQYKMDSMEQQARLYNVEITNLPERRDENLIAILEKIGSVIKYPIDTSSIVSIHRVPHFDKKNSKPKNIIVRFTTKILRNNFITAAKLAGALKSDQLSISGTVQNIFINEHLTVKNKQLFRMCREAAAKHKYKYVWIKNGTILVRQTDSSAIFAVRNEHDVKKIK comes from the coding sequence ATGCAACGATCTCCGCCACAGACGACTTCCCAGCAAATAAAGTTCTCATCTAATCCTGATTTGGCAGAATCTCTTCGTGGCAATGAAAACGCCAACGTTAACTTTCGAAAGCGTAAACAGAATTACGATGATAATCAAGATGCGATGTTGGAAattattgagaaaaaaattgaCGAAAAATTAAATGCATGGAAAAGTGAGTTGGATACATCTATAgctacaacaataaaaaactcAATGCAAATTATTATAGAACAAGAGATGGAGAAAATTTCATtgtcttttaataaaatatttaaacacgtTAACGACAGGTTGGACACTATCGAGACATCGTTGTGTTTTGCCACGGATCGTCAGGATTCCTTTGATGCTCGCTTGACTGAAGCCGAAatcaaatttaaagaaaatacagGTATAAGCAGCCAAATAAGCGAACTTCAATATAAGATGGATTCCATGGAGCAACAGGCCCGGCTGTATAACGTGGAAATCACTAACTTACCTGAACGTCGGGATGAAAACCTCATTGCTATCCTGGAAAAAATTGGAAGTGTTATCAAGTATCCCATTGACACCTCAAGTATTGTATCAATTCATAGAGTTCCTCATTTTGATAAGAAAAATTCTaaacctaaaaatattatagtgaGATTTACCACCAAAATCCTTCGCAACAATTTCATCACTGCTGCGAAGTTGGCTGGAGCGTTGAAATCGGACCAGCTATCCATATCCGGAACTGtgcaaaacatatttataaacgaaCACCTCACCGTCAAAAATAAGCAATTGTTTCGGATGTGTCGTGAAGCTGCAGCTAAGcataaatataagtatgtatgGATCAAAAATGGAACGATACTCGTACGACAAACAGATTCTTCGGCAATTTTTGCGGTGCGGAATGAGCATGACgtcaagaaaattaaataa